In one window of Frigoriglobus tundricola DNA:
- a CDS encoding EF-hand domain-containing protein, with protein MRRSVLALAGSVMVAGLALAITTPTARPRAAKAQSAPVVFEAAASSTLPTPDERTAFDPSLSGAVDLPPSDERSSRPVNAAAHAVTSSATRTPSTRAAPAGKTKAGGSVTDFLAGSLFRQLDTNGDGVLTGAELPTAYRAAAGARGGIDRQTFAALFQATVQTLRAAQTAAPTSAGSARSGEVPQWFAALDPEGTGQVSVHSWRTAGRGAAEFQQMDANSDGLLTRSEVLTFTAQSSANGQSSGGAGAGAGTRSGSTSATQAGSDPAPTGGTKPASRADALLAHYGAIAARSLAPKSRSGAKPAAPAGGGSGSGAAAVAPAATTGALRPPLRRRPRRPSRRTRPPAPNWPRCRFRSSITTTG; from the coding sequence ATGCGTCGGTCCGTACTGGCCCTGGCGGGTAGCGTGATGGTCGCCGGTCTTGCTCTCGCGATCACCACGCCGACCGCCCGCCCCCGGGCTGCTAAGGCCCAATCAGCACCCGTCGTATTCGAAGCGGCGGCCTCGTCCACACTGCCCACGCCGGATGAAAGGACCGCTTTCGATCCGTCACTTTCGGGGGCCGTCGATCTCCCGCCCTCGGATGAACGGAGTTCGCGCCCGGTCAACGCCGCCGCTCACGCCGTCACCTCGTCAGCGACCCGCACGCCGTCCACTCGGGCCGCCCCGGCCGGCAAAACGAAAGCGGGCGGTTCGGTAACGGACTTCCTGGCCGGTTCGCTGTTCCGCCAGCTCGATACCAACGGCGACGGCGTGCTCACGGGCGCGGAACTTCCGACCGCCTACCGTGCGGCGGCCGGCGCCCGCGGGGGCATCGACCGCCAAACGTTCGCGGCGCTCTTCCAGGCGACCGTGCAGACGTTGCGCGCCGCTCAGACCGCCGCACCCACAAGCGCCGGCTCCGCACGATCGGGTGAGGTGCCACAGTGGTTCGCCGCGCTCGATCCCGAAGGCACCGGACAGGTGTCGGTGCACAGTTGGCGGACCGCGGGCCGAGGGGCTGCCGAGTTCCAGCAGATGGACGCCAACAGTGACGGACTGCTGACGCGGAGCGAGGTGCTCACGTTCACGGCCCAGTCGAGTGCAAACGGTCAGTCGTCCGGGGGAGCGGGTGCCGGGGCCGGCACGCGGTCCGGTTCGACGAGCGCAACACAAGCCGGTTCCGATCCGGCCCCCACGGGCGGAACGAAACCGGCCTCGCGTGCGGATGCGCTGCTCGCGCACTATGGAGCGATCGCCGCGCGGTCGTTGGCGCCAAAATCGAGATCCGGGGCGAAACCCGCCGCACCGGCCGGAGGTGGAAGCGGGAGCGGTGCCGCGGCCGTGGCGCCGGCGGCGACGACGGGCGCGCTCCGGCCGCCGCTCCGACGCCGCCCCCGCCGGCCCAGTCGTCGGACCCGGCCGCCGGCACCGAACTGGCCACGCTGCCGCTTCCGCTCGTCGATAACGACTACTGGGTGA